One window of Bacteroides sp. AN502(2024) genomic DNA carries:
- a CDS encoding FecR domain-containing protein, whose translation MKRSAILKYLRGETSAEERIEMLQWLEEDPVHLEEYKYLRRIFDATLCNEENIPLSIHSSQSANRRRWMQIAATVAFICLFAGGTWLYTQHFSEEHATLLATRDIHVPVGQRTEITLNDGTRIWLNSNTTLHIESQKGEKLRRVCLNGEAYFEVAPDKHLPFVVQTGSHEVQVLGTKFSIFAYKDRKDFSVKLYEGAVNVSDRQNDTSLCLSPDEEAKISDDGRLIKAPFDKAESLLWIEGIYYFEDTDYGSIFRQMKEYYKVDFDVRNPQILHYKCTCKFRQEDGLKHILEILQQIHRFEYEWSNDEQTVIIR comes from the coding sequence ATGAAACGAAGTGCAATTCTTAAATACTTGCGGGGAGAAACCTCTGCAGAAGAACGTATCGAGATGCTTCAATGGCTGGAAGAAGATCCGGTGCATTTGGAAGAATACAAATATCTGCGCCGAATTTTTGATGCAACCTTATGCAACGAAGAGAATATACCTCTATCTATACATTCGTCACAGTCCGCCAACCGGAGAAGATGGATGCAAATAGCAGCAACTGTAGCGTTTATCTGCCTTTTTGCAGGCGGAACATGGCTGTACACACAGCATTTCTCCGAAGAGCATGCAACATTATTAGCGACACGAGACATCCACGTCCCTGTAGGACAACGTACGGAAATCACCTTGAACGATGGGACGAGAATATGGCTCAACTCCAATACGACCTTGCACATAGAAAGCCAAAAAGGGGAAAAATTACGCCGCGTCTGCCTGAATGGTGAGGCTTATTTTGAAGTGGCACCGGACAAGCACCTTCCGTTTGTGGTGCAGACAGGCTCTCATGAAGTGCAGGTGTTAGGAACAAAGTTCAGCATATTTGCCTACAAAGACCGGAAAGATTTTTCCGTCAAACTGTATGAAGGAGCGGTCAACGTGAGTGACAGGCAAAACGACACCTCTCTCTGTCTCTCCCCCGATGAAGAAGCGAAGATATCCGACGACGGACGATTGATAAAAGCCCCCTTCGACAAAGCAGAATCGTTGTTATGGATTGAAGGTATTTATTATTTCGAAGACACGGACTATGGCTCCATTTTCCGGCAAATGAAAGAATATTATAAGGTGGACTTTGACGTCCGCAACCCCCAAATACTACACTATAAATGTACCTGCAAATTCCGGCAGGAGGACGGTTTAAAACATATTCTGGAAATCCTACAACAAATCCACCGGTTTGAATACGAATGGAGCAATGACGAACAGACAGTCATCATCCGATAA
- a CDS encoding RNA polymerase sigma-70 factor has protein sequence MSEEQIFNEAYKLYYRKCLVFARSYTHDMVQAEDAVAEAMIVLWEKLCNAEEIGATLPFLIGTIRNKILQYFRREALKLKIRSTLEEDSMRELQMRISTLEECNPQKLYSMDVQSILKESLKTMHSQTQTIFILSRFEHKTNEEIARELGIGVKGVEYHITKALKKLRTDLKDFYPFLDILL, from the coding sequence ATGAGCGAAGAACAAATATTTAACGAAGCATATAAGCTATATTACCGAAAGTGTTTAGTGTTCGCCCGGTCATATACTCATGACATGGTACAAGCCGAAGACGCCGTTGCCGAAGCTATGATTGTGTTATGGGAAAAACTCTGCAATGCGGAAGAAATAGGTGCGACATTACCCTTTCTGATAGGCACTATCCGCAATAAAATACTACAATATTTCCGCAGGGAAGCCCTCAAACTCAAAATCCGCTCCACCCTCGAAGAAGACAGCATGCGCGAATTGCAAATGCGCATATCTACTTTGGAAGAATGTAATCCCCAAAAACTATACAGCATGGACGTGCAGAGTATCTTAAAAGAATCACTGAAAACAATGCACAGCCAAACCCAAACTATCTTCATACTCAGCCGTTTCGAACATAAAACCAATGAAGAGATTGCCCGGGAACTGGGCATTGGGGTAAAAGGAGTGGAATACCATATTACGAAAGCCTTGAAAAAACTACGGACAGACCTCAAAGATTTCTATCCTTTCTTGGACATACTGCTTTAG
- a CDS encoding alpha-galactosidase: MIIMNKRNLFFFISAWLLSTLLPAQNVTISTPHTQLLLSVPNGGTPELLYYGLRTSDADIRSICETTRGRNAYPVYGMGYPCETALSVRHADGNLTLQMAVIGVKETRLTEENATLTVIELKDKVYPFFVNICYKAWQDADVIETWTEIRHEEKKPVQLQQFASAYLPVRRGNVWLAHLSGAWANEGQLCQEALQQGMKVIKNTDGVRNSQSAHAEVMFSLDGKPQENTGRVIGAALCYSGNYKLRIDTQEDDWHHFLAGINEENSWYNLKKEEVFRTPALALTYSDEGMSGCSRKFYQWARLHKLANGNTYRKILLNSWEGVYFDINEQGMDQMMGDIAAMGGELFVMDDGWFGDKYPRKNDSYALGDWTVDKTKLPGGLQSLLDNARKHGIRFGIWLEPEMANTQSELYEKHPEWIIKAPEREVVCARGGTQVVLDLSNPQVQDFIVQTVDGLMNSYPDIDYIKWDANMSIITQGSQYLTKDNQSHLNIEYHRGFENVCRRIRTNHPQLTIQACASGGGRVNYGVLPYFDEFWTSDNTDALQRIYIQWGTSYFFPAIGMGAHISASPNHQTSRSVPLKFRIDVAMSGRLGMEIQPKNMTEEEKALCRNAIAEYKTIRPVVQFGDIYRLLSPYDKQGAASLMYVSPEKDKAVFYWWKTEHFCNQHLPRVKMAGLAPDKYYKVHELNRIDTEPLKFEGKSFSGAYLNDNGLEIPATHRVEPSKQNEYASRVLYLEEDSRSNI; encoded by the coding sequence ATGATAATTATGAACAAAAGAAATCTGTTTTTCTTCATTTCCGCCTGGCTGTTGTCTACACTTCTGCCGGCACAGAATGTCACCATATCCACTCCCCATACACAGTTGCTCCTCTCGGTACCGAACGGTGGTACACCGGAACTACTGTATTACGGTTTACGCACTTCCGATGCGGATATCCGAAGCATTTGCGAAACGACACGCGGGAGAAATGCTTATCCCGTCTACGGAATGGGGTATCCATGCGAAACGGCATTGTCCGTCCGCCATGCCGACGGTAACCTGACACTTCAAATGGCAGTCATAGGCGTAAAAGAGACACGCCTTACAGAAGAAAACGCCACTTTGACGGTAATAGAACTGAAAGATAAAGTGTATCCTTTCTTCGTCAACATCTGCTACAAAGCATGGCAGGATGCGGATGTCATCGAGACATGGACTGAAATCCGTCACGAAGAGAAGAAGCCTGTCCAACTTCAGCAGTTCGCTTCCGCCTACCTGCCTGTCCGCCGTGGCAATGTCTGGCTGGCACATCTTTCCGGTGCCTGGGCAAACGAAGGACAACTCTGTCAGGAAGCGTTGCAACAGGGCATGAAAGTCATCAAAAACACGGACGGGGTACGCAACTCCCAATCGGCACACGCAGAAGTGATGTTCTCACTCGACGGCAAACCGCAGGAGAACACGGGACGTGTCATCGGTGCAGCACTTTGCTACAGCGGTAACTACAAACTGCGTATTGACACGCAAGAAGACGACTGGCACCATTTCCTCGCCGGCATCAACGAAGAAAACTCCTGGTACAACCTGAAAAAAGAAGAAGTGTTCCGCACCCCCGCATTGGCACTGACCTACAGCGATGAAGGGATGAGCGGATGCAGCCGGAAATTCTATCAATGGGCACGCCTGCATAAACTCGCCAACGGGAACACTTACCGCAAAATTCTGCTGAACAGTTGGGAAGGCGTCTATTTCGACATCAACGAACAGGGGATGGACCAGATGATGGGTGACATCGCTGCCATGGGAGGCGAATTGTTCGTAATGGACGACGGTTGGTTCGGCGACAAATATCCGCGCAAGAACGACTCTTATGCCTTGGGTGACTGGACCGTAGACAAGACCAAACTCCCCGGTGGACTGCAGTCATTACTTGACAACGCCCGGAAACACGGCATACGGTTCGGCATCTGGCTGGAACCGGAAATGGCTAATACCCAAAGCGAACTGTACGAAAAGCACCCCGAATGGATTATCAAGGCACCCGAGCGGGAAGTGGTATGCGCCCGCGGCGGCACACAAGTCGTGCTCGACCTTTCCAACCCGCAAGTGCAGGATTTTATCGTACAGACAGTGGACGGACTGATGAACTCCTATCCCGACATTGACTATATCAAGTGGGACGCCAACATGTCCATCATCACCCAAGGTTCGCAATACCTGACCAAAGACAACCAAAGCCACCTGAACATCGAATACCACCGGGGCTTTGAGAATGTGTGCCGACGCATCCGCACCAACCATCCGCAACTGACGATACAAGCTTGCGCCAGCGGCGGCGGACGTGTCAACTACGGCGTACTGCCCTACTTCGACGAATTCTGGACAAGCGACAATACGGATGCACTGCAGCGTATCTACATCCAGTGGGGCACTTCCTATTTCTTCCCCGCCATCGGCATGGGGGCGCATATCAGTGCAAGCCCCAACCATCAGACATCGCGTTCCGTCCCGCTGAAGTTCCGTATTGATGTAGCCATGAGCGGACGCTTAGGTATGGAAATACAGCCCAAGAATATGACGGAAGAGGAAAAGGCATTGTGCAGAAACGCCATTGCCGAATACAAGACGATACGTCCCGTCGTACAGTTCGGAGATATTTACCGTTTACTTTCTCCGTATGACAAACAGGGCGCAGCTTCGCTGATGTATGTATCGCCGGAAAAAGACAAAGCCGTATTCTACTGGTGGAAAACAGAACATTTCTGCAACCAGCACTTGCCACGGGTGAAGATGGCAGGACTTGCTCCGGACAAATATTATAAGGTGCATGAGCTGAACCGCATTGACACCGAACCTTTAAAATTTGAAGGTAAAAGTTTCAGCGGTGCATATCTGAATGACAACGGACTGGAAATTCCCGCTACCCACAGAGTGGAACCTTCGAAACAAAACGAATATGCCAGCCGCGTGCTTTATCTGGAAGAAGATAGCAGAAGCAATATATAG